The following proteins are co-located in the Pomacea canaliculata isolate SZHN2017 linkage group LG10, ASM307304v1, whole genome shotgun sequence genome:
- the LOC112573339 gene encoding non-structural maintenance of chromosomes element 1 homolog: protein MSVMTPAHTMFLQAFMAKGMLNGKEVKELHRSCCERFEVSYGDTEEDRRSRLVELIHLINAKIQAFHLEIKKGVSEEDGTNFYCLINNVENNITRLASDYTATELEFFKKLVEKIVESDGMVGSVAALNITTSENLDRKLSKADAQDLLERLEQDRWIVQKEGSVSLSVRCILELEQYIREVYQDSCKLCNICKQLCLRGQSCEECGLKIHAHCASRFFQQNNNPHCPDEDCRAPWPHELLHARDPSRNQDNPPAPQRSKRKRTEA from the exons ATGTCGGTAATGACCCCAGCCCATACCATGTTTCTTCAGGCTTTTATGGCAAAAGGAATGCTTAATGGCAAGGAAGTGAAGGAACTTCATAGATCATGCTGTGAGCGGTTTGAGG TAAGCTATGGTGACACCGAAGAAGATCGCCGCAGTCGGCTTGTGGAATTAATTCATCTAATTAATGCCAAAATTCAGGCATTTCATTTGGAAATTAAGAAGGGTGTTAGTGAAGAAGATGGGACTAACTTTTATTGCCTG ATTAATAATGTAGAGAACAACATTACCAGGCTGGCATCAGACTATACAGCCACTGAACTTGAGTTCTTCAAAAAACTG gTGGAAAAGATAGTTGAATCAGACGGAATGGTTGGGTCAGTGGCTGCTCTAAATATCACTACCTCGGAAAACCTAGACAGAAAGCTAAGCAAAGCTGATGCCCAGGATCTGCTTGAAAGACTAGAGCAAGACAGGTGGATTGTGCAG AAGGAGggttctgtctctctctctgtccgcTGCATTTTGGAACTGGAACAGTACATCAGGGAGGTATATCAAGATTCCTGTAAACTCTGCAACATCTGCAAGCAGCTTTGCCTGAGA GGTCAAAGCTGTGAGGAGTGTGGTTTAAAAATTCATGCTCACTGTGCATCTAGATTCTTCCAACAGAATAACAATCCTCATTGTCCAGATGAAGACTGTCGAGCACCTTGGCCCCATGAACTTTTGCATGCTCGAG ACCCTTCAAGAAATCAAGATAATCCACCAGCCCCACAGAGGTCCAAACGAAAGAGAACAGAGGCATAG
- the LOC112573337 gene encoding uncharacterized protein LOC112573337 encodes MHVHSSRCNDLNFLSFFPVTSVNLDKLKSSTDVQQHHAEVHIIGDPDLDKELTLTVATSQFTRNFHLRRVKTSVLHDDFTSFTVVAVDIPVRFEAAQADTQEKSRQFFYDENSGVVVSIVRNVQDNSLHVNGFLDYETRISSPEVPTAHSADNRKRDTGRQESDNRHAHTVWERDATLSHPGIRSRHLEDSTDDIEDDERLEYTNDYIEVPPMFKNKTLWRKAAPPHGPRTTKVASNNNNHDSNIGTRDDARAELRLRGTRRGRRKRQEVGDTQTAPPQSLIPGGTSGSGITSVARGASNGTYVVEVMVMVDVKMCEAFNYDSRQLEDYILHFWQAVNLRLQAIVEPRIQLKIRSYGKFLFSGFQTFIESSRIPGSRERVSLDDVLEGFRAWIQTYESNTMNPPHDVAVLMTGETLCKKTDNGSCVDSAKGIGYKGGACITARRFTGHSYDVGVIEVNRIYSAVLTAAHELGHLLGASHDGEGDATSCSKMSSYIMSYSWTDAYRFNRFSSCSKLSISNFLNQVWYSDCLRWRWQWLSVSKSTAGSTTVP; translated from the exons ATGCACGTACACTCAAGCAGATGCAATGatttaaatttcctttctttctttccagtcACTTCTGTGAATCTCGACAAACTAAAATCTTCTACAG ATGTGCAGCAGCATCACGCGGAAGTCCACATCATTGGTGACCCTGACCTCGACAAGGAGCTGACCCTAACAGTAGCCACCTCCCAGTTTACCCGCAACTTTCACCTTCGCCGAGTGAAAACCTCAGTTCTGCATGATGATTTCACTTCATTCACTGTAGTCGCTGTCGACATCCCAGTACGCTTTGAGGCAGCTCAG GCTGACACTCAAGAAAAATCCCGACAATTTTTCTACGACGAGAACTCTGGAGTCGTGGTCAGCATTGTCAGAAATGTCCAAGACAACTCGTTGCACGTG AATGGTTTTCTAGATTACGAAACAAGAATAAGTTCGCCAGAAGTACCAACCGCACACTCAGCAGACAACAGGAAGAGAGACACCGGAAGACAGGAAAGTGAcaacagacatgcgcacacgGTGTGGGAAAGGGATGCAACTCTGTCACATCCTGGTATTCGAAGCAGACATTTAGAAGACAGTACTGATGATATCGAAGATGACGAGCGGCTTGAGTATACAAATGATTATATTGAAG TCCCACCCATGTTCAAGAACAAGACACTATGGCGCAAAGCAGCGCCACCTCACGGCCCCAGGACGACGAAGGttgccagcaacaacaacaaccacgaCAGCAACATTGGCACCAGAGACGACGCTAGAGCAGAGCTCAGGCTCCGCGGGACTCGGCGTGGGAGACGTAAACGACAGGAAGTAGGGGACACGCAGACAGCGCCACCACAGTCCCTCATTCCTGGCGGGACTTCCGGCAGTGGGATTACGTCAGTCGCCCGGGGTGCATCCAACGGTACTTACGTTGTGGAGGTCATGGTGATGGTCGACGTAAAGATGTGTGAAGCGTTCAACTACGATTCCAGACAACTAGAGGACTACATTCTTCACTTCTGGCAAGCG GTAAACTTGCGTCTCCAGGCAATTGTTGAGCCCAGAATTCAGCTGAAGATTCGATCCTACGGAAAATTTCTC TTTTCAGGGTTCCAGACCTTTATCGAGAGCAGCAGGATCCCAGGGTCACGTGAGCGCGTGTCGCTAGATGATGTGCTCGAGGGGTTTCGAGCCTGGATCCAGACCTACGAAAGTAACACGATGAACCCACCACATGATGTGGCCGTGCTCATGACTGG agAAACCCTTTGTAAGAAAACCGACAACGGAAGCTGTGTAGACAGTGCTAAAG GTATCGGGTACAAGGGTGGAGCCTGCATCACAGCGCGCCGCTTCACGGGTCACTCGTATGACGTAGGGGTCATCGAGGTCAACCGCATCTACAGTGCTGTGCTGACCGCAGCTCACGAGCTGGGGCATCT GCTGGGCGCGTCTCACGACGGGGAGGGGGACGCAACCTCCTGCAGCAAGATGTCCAGCTACATCATGAGTTATTCCTGGACCGACGCCTACAGATTCAACCGGTTCTCCTCCTGTTCTAAGCTCAGCATTTCCAACTTCCTGAATCA GGTGTGGTATTCCGACTGTCTTCGATGGCGTTGGCAGTGGCTATCAGTTTCCAAGTCGACTGCCGGGAGCACAACTGTCCCTTGA